In a single window of the Frondihabitans peucedani genome:
- a CDS encoding YrdB family protein produces MFDTPRRRPGRGGGGSGQPIKANDVLRFFLELFAFFSLGFWGYLAWPFPFPGVFFLIGAPLFAMVLWGLFRSPRAPIKNDPVGKAVVEIAVMGSAVYAWFSLGYPLVGAVFGVLALVSGIVAFRRENAA; encoded by the coding sequence GTGTTCGACACCCCCAGAAGGCGGCCCGGTCGGGGCGGCGGCGGCAGCGGCCAGCCGATCAAGGCCAACGACGTGCTGCGCTTCTTCCTCGAGCTGTTCGCCTTCTTCAGCCTCGGCTTCTGGGGCTACCTCGCCTGGCCGTTCCCGTTCCCCGGAGTCTTCTTCCTGATCGGGGCTCCGCTGTTCGCGATGGTCCTGTGGGGGCTCTTCCGCTCGCCCCGGGCTCCGATCAAGAACGACCCGGTGGGGAAGGCCGTCGTCGAGATCGCCGTCATGGGGTCGGCCGTCTACGCGTGGTTCAGCCTCGGCTACCCCCTCGTCGGTGCCGTCTTCGGCGTTCTCGCGCTCGTGTCCGGGATCGTCGCGTTCCGGCGGGAGAACGCCGCGTGA
- the purU gene encoding formyltetrahydrofolate deformylase: protein MTATPREETHRTLTLVCEDRPGIVHAISGAVVQAGGNITESQQFSSDDTGTFFMRLQVVSSSGHDAFVAALSPVAERYAMEWKLDVVGRPLRTLVLASRAAHCVNDLLFRQRAGQLPVEIPLVLANHPDLSELAAFYGVPFEHRAVVGPDQKAEFERRILEVVDQEDIELVVLARYMQILSPELCAALEGRAINIHHSFLPGFKGANPYRQAHARGVKLIGATAHFVTSDLDEGPIIEQNVVRVDHTRSASDLVAIGQDEESRTLTQAVRWFAEDRVLLDGARTIVFR from the coding sequence GTGACCGCCACGCCCCGAGAAGAGACGCACCGGACGCTGACTCTCGTCTGCGAGGACCGACCGGGGATCGTCCACGCGATCAGCGGCGCCGTCGTCCAGGCGGGCGGCAACATCACGGAGTCGCAGCAGTTCTCGAGCGACGACACCGGCACCTTCTTCATGCGCCTGCAGGTGGTCTCCTCGTCGGGCCACGACGCCTTCGTGGCGGCCCTCTCGCCGGTGGCCGAGCGCTACGCGATGGAGTGGAAGCTCGACGTCGTCGGCCGCCCGCTCCGCACCCTGGTGCTGGCGAGCCGCGCGGCCCACTGCGTGAACGACCTCCTGTTCCGGCAGCGCGCGGGCCAGCTCCCCGTCGAGATCCCCCTGGTCCTGGCGAACCACCCCGACCTGTCCGAGCTCGCCGCCTTCTACGGCGTCCCGTTCGAGCACCGCGCCGTCGTCGGCCCCGACCAGAAGGCCGAGTTCGAGCGCAGGATCCTGGAGGTCGTCGACCAGGAGGACATCGAGCTGGTGGTCCTGGCCCGGTACATGCAGATCCTGAGCCCCGAGCTCTGCGCCGCGCTCGAGGGCCGGGCGATCAACATCCACCACTCGTTCCTGCCCGGCTTCAAGGGTGCGAACCCGTACCGGCAGGCGCACGCCCGCGGCGTCAAGCTCATCGGCGCCACAGCCCACTTCGTGACCAGCGACCTCGACGAGGGCCCGATCATCGAGCAGAACGTCGTCCGCGTCGACCACACGCGCTCCGCCTCCGACCTCGTCGCAATCGGTCAGGACGAGGAGTCGCGCACCCTCACGCAGGCCGTCCGCTGGTTCGCCGAAGACCGCGTGCTCCTCGACGGCGCCCGGACGATCGTCTTCCGGTAG
- a CDS encoding HAD family hydrolase → MLVLLDLDNTLVDRDSAFATWVHGLARDEGADEAAASRVLEVDDSGYGERDDVAAAIRREFGVTDDDETLLDRMRHEHVEHVELHDGVTRALEALAGRGVDIAVLTNGNVKQQTMKLEHVGLAHLVDGAVISESAGLEKPDPEIFRRAVEGRGASVDDAWMVGDNVDADIRGAQEAGLRTGWVSLGRDWPGGAAPTVQAASTAEVLARIADTLEP, encoded by the coding sequence ATGCTCGTCCTCCTCGACCTCGACAACACGCTCGTCGACCGCGACTCCGCATTCGCCACCTGGGTGCACGGGCTCGCCCGCGACGAGGGGGCCGACGAGGCCGCGGCCAGTCGCGTCCTCGAGGTCGACGACAGCGGCTACGGCGAGCGCGACGACGTCGCCGCCGCCATCCGCCGCGAGTTCGGCGTCACCGACGACGACGAGACCCTCCTCGACCGGATGCGCCACGAGCACGTCGAGCACGTCGAGCTCCACGACGGCGTCACCCGCGCCCTCGAGGCCCTCGCCGGCCGGGGCGTCGACATCGCGGTGCTGACCAACGGCAACGTGAAGCAGCAGACGATGAAGCTCGAGCACGTCGGGCTCGCCCACCTCGTCGACGGCGCCGTGATCTCCGAGAGCGCCGGCCTCGAGAAGCCCGACCCCGAGATCTTCCGGAGGGCCGTCGAGGGCCGCGGCGCGAGCGTCGACGACGCCTGGATGGTGGGCGACAACGTCGACGCCGACATCCGCGGAGCCCAGGAGGCCGGCCTCCGCACCGGCTGGGTCTCCCTCGGCCGAGACTGGCCGGGCGGAGCCGCACCCACTGTCCAGGCGGCGTCGACCGCCGAGGTGCTGGCGAGGATTGCCGATACCCTGGAACCGTGA
- a CDS encoding DUF2256 and DUF3253 domain-containing protein produces the protein MPPEPKTCRSCGRRIEWRAKWEKNWDEVAYCSDACRSRKVTRVDKALEESIRTLLSKRAATSTICPSDAARDVFDGEGDGWRELMEPARRAARRLVAAGEVDITQGGSVIDPSTAKGPIRIRRHRA, from the coding sequence ATGCCTCCCGAGCCGAAGACCTGCCGATCCTGCGGTCGCCGCATCGAGTGGCGGGCGAAGTGGGAGAAGAACTGGGACGAGGTCGCGTACTGCAGCGACGCGTGCCGGAGTCGCAAGGTCACGCGGGTCGACAAGGCCCTCGAGGAGAGCATCCGGACCCTGCTGTCGAAGCGCGCCGCCACGTCGACGATCTGTCCGTCGGACGCCGCCCGCGACGTGTTCGACGGCGAGGGCGACGGGTGGCGCGAGCTGATGGAGCCGGCGCGTCGGGCCGCGAGGCGGCTGGTCGCGGCGGGCGAGGTCGACATCACGCAGGGCGGGTCGGTGATCGACCCCTCGACGGCCAAGGGGCCGATCCGCATCCGGCGGCACCGGGCCTGA